One genomic segment of Ipomoea triloba cultivar NCNSP0323 chromosome 9, ASM357664v1 includes these proteins:
- the LOC116030018 gene encoding actin-depolymerizing factor 1, translating to MANAASGMAVHDDCKLRFLELKAKRTHRFIVFKIEEKQKQVIVEKVGEPAQSYEDFTASLPTDECRYAVYDFDFVTAENCQKSKIFFIAWSPDTSRVRSKMIYASSKDRFKRELDGIQVELQATDPTEMGLDVIRSRAN from the exons ATG GCTAATGCAGCTTCTGGGATGGCAGTGCACGATGACTGCAAGTTGAGGTTCTTGGAGCTGAAAGCAAAAAGAACGCACCGTTTTATTGTTTTCAAGATCGAGGAGAAGCAGAAGCAGGTCATAGTTGAGAAGGTTGGTGAGCCAGCGCAAAGCTACGAGGACTTCACCGCTAGCCTTCCCACTGATGAATGCCGATATGCAGTTTACGATTTTGATTTCGTGACAGCAGAGAACTGCCAGAAAAGCAAGATCTTCTTCATCGCATG GTCGCCCGACACATCAAGGGTTAGGAGCAAGATGATATACGCGAGCTCCAAGGACAGATTCAAGAGGGAGCTCGACGGAATTCAAGTGGAACTCCAAGCCACCGACCCGACTGAAATGGGTCTCGATGTCATTAGAAGCCGCGCTAACTAG
- the LOC116029880 gene encoding pentatricopeptide repeat-containing protein At3g53700, chloroplastic-like, whose protein sequence is MGISSCLVKVFPSTISLNNRKLIPFKLSQRRELFVPISASNSPSAATISLLKSKHLPLDFARRHLLDTLRRESDETSALSLFEWALEQPEFEPSRQICEEILRKLGNAGSFGAMRRVLDDMKESKVEIGEGTFFIFIERYAKFELYDEAIGVLDVMEHEFGVKPGIFSYNLVLNVLVDGNKLKLVEGVLSRMLSEGSNPDVATFNILIKSLCKAHKIRAAILMMEDMPRHGLLPDEKTYNTLMWGYIEDGDLEGALRIRDRMLADNCPPTNITVNVLIQGFCKEGRIEEASNFLQEMSSQGFCPDHYTFNTWINGLFKAGHVCHALDILDMMLQKGIDPNLITYNTVISGLCEAGEVKEAVKVLTQMILRDCIPYRVTYNTVVSTLCKENQVQQAIELSCVFTSMGLLPDVCTFNSLIKGLCWSSNFDSAMELFREMKTEGFQPNVFTYNILIEYVFAKKKLNEAMALLKDMELNGCVKNVFTYNILMDGFCKNNRIKEAGEIFDEMVLQGISRDLVTYNTLIDGLCKAQRVEKAAQLMDRMIMEGLKPDTYTFNSILHPYCRTGDVKKAVEIMQTMTLNGCEPDAFTYATLIQGLCKSGKVEVATRLLITIQMKGMVIAPQTYNPIIQTLFRQKRTKEAMKLFREMEEKADPPDYVSYKTVFRGLCSAGPIDEAVNFAVEMMEKGYIPEFSLIYNLAEGLFSLAREETLAKLIATIIKKADFSDNQKGMIKGFLKICKFRDALGALGRVLNSRSPKGSFLKGRLRIASMAVSPCLVKVFPSTISLNYRKVISFTLSQRRGTFLSNSAATISLKTKHLPPDFTQKQLLDTLRQESDETSALNLFEWALEQPEFEPSRRVFEEVLRKLGKAGSFGAMRRVLDDMKESKVEIGEGTFFIFIERYAMFELYNEAIGVLDVMGREFGVKPGIFSFNLLLNVLVDGNKLKQVENVLSRMLSEGLNLDVSTYNILIKALCKQGRIEEALNFVQEMSSHGFCFNHFTYNTLISGLCKAGHVCYALDILDLLLQEGFSPDLVTYNTVISGLCEAGEVKEAIEILTEMILMERLPDSFTYNTIISALCKENQVPQAIELSCVLTSMGILPNVFIFNSLINGLCLSSNFNSAMELFQEMRTVGCQPDEFTYNILIGYLCAHKKLNEAMTLLQDMESSGCAKSVITCNILIDGFSKNKRIEEARKIFEEMVLKGISRDLVTYNTLIDGLCKAKRVEEASQLMDQMIMEGLKPDTFTYNSILYPYCRAGDVKKAADIMQAMTSNWCEPDVFTYGTLIQGLCKSGGVEVATRLLITIQMKGMVLAPQAYNPIILALFRQKRAKEAMRLFREMEEKADPPDYVSHKIVFHGLCYGGGPIDEAVNFAVEMMEKGYVPEFSSFSIMAEELLDLAREETLVKLIVMIMKKADISDYQGLIKDFLKTRNFQDALATLSRVLNSGYSQGNLVKERMRVVDANGKDICEKGGEKRLYL, encoded by the exons ATGGGTATCTCATCATGCTTGGTAAAGGTTTTCCCTTCTACCATATCCTTAAACAATCGAAAGCTCATTCCTTTCAAATTATCTCAACGCCGTGAATTGTTTGTCCCAATCTCCGCCTCAAATTCCCCCTCTGCCGCCACAATTTCACTCCTTAAATCCAAACACCTCCCGCTGGACTTCGCTCGGAGGCACCTTCTCGACACCCTTCGTCGGGAGAGTGATGAAACCTCAGCTCTTAGCCTCTTTGAATGGGCTTTAGAGCAGCCTGAGTTCGAACCCAGTCGGCAGATTTGCGAGGAGATTCTTCGCAAGCTTGGAAACGCGGGGTCTTTTGGTGCGATGAGGCGAGTCTTGGATGATATGAAAGAGTCCAAGGTTGAGATTGGTGAAGGTACTTTCTTCATCTTTATTGAAAGATATGCCAAGTTTGAACTTTATGATGAGGCTATTGGTGTTCTTGATGTGATGGAACATGAGTTTGGTGTGAAACCAGGGATCTTTAGTTACAATTTAGTGTTAAATGTTCTTGTTGATGGGAATAAATTGAAGCTAGTTGAAGGTGTGCTTTCTAGGATGTTGAGTGAGGGTTCAAACCCAGATGTGGCAACTTTTAACATACTGATTAAATCCCTATGCAAAGCTCATAAAATTAGGGCTGCAATTTTGATGATGGAAGATATGCCTAGACACGGTTTATTGCCTGATGAGAAGACTTATAACACATTAATGTGGGGTTATATTGAGGATGGAGATTTAGAGGGTGCTTTGAGAATTAGGGACCGAATGCTAGCAGATAACTGCCCTCCAACCAATATAACGGTTAACGTTTTGATTCAAGGGTTCTGTAAAGAGGGTAGGATTGAAGAAGCTTCAAATTTTCTGCAAGAGATGTCTAGCCAGGGGTTCTGTCCTGACCATTATACCTTCAACACTTGGATAAACGGTTTGTTTAAAGCGGGACATGTTTGTCATGCTCTAGATATCTTGGATATGATGCTTCAAAAGGGTATTGATCCTAATTTAATTACCTACAACACTGTGATATCTGGGCTTTGTGAAGCGGGTGAAGTGAAGGAGGCCGTTAAGGTTCTCACTCAGATGATTTTGAGGGACTGTATACCCTATCGAGTCACATATAACACTGTCGTCAGCACGTTGTGTAAAGAGAACCAAGTGCAGCAAGCCATAGAACTTAGTTGTGTTTTTACAAGCATGGGGCTCTTACCTGATGTGTGTACTTTTAATTCTCTGATAAAAGGCCTCTGTTGGAGTAGCAATTTCGATAGCGCAATGGAATTGTTCCGAGAGATGAAGACTGAAGGGTTCCAACCAAATGTGTTCACTTATAACATTCTAATCGAATACGTTTTTGCAAAGAAGAAATTGAACGAAGCAATGGCCCTTTTGAAGGATATGGAATTAAATGGCTGTGTGAAAAACGtatttacatataatatattgatgGATGGCTTCTGCAAGAACAATAGAATTAAAGAAGCTGGTGaaatatttgatgaaatggTACTGCAAGGGATCTCAAGGGACTTGGTGACTTATAACACCCTTATCGATGGTCTTTGTAAGGCCCAGAGAGTAGAGAAGGCGGCTCAGCTTATGGACCGGATGATAATGGAAGGATTGAAACCCGATACATACACATTCAACTCCATTCTTCATCCTTACTGCAGAACCGGTGATGTCAAGAAGGCGGTGGAGATAATGCAAACCATGACATTGAATGGCTGCGAACCAGATGCTTTTACTTACGCTACACTTATTCAGGGGCTCTGTAAATCAGGAAAAGTCGAGGTTGCTACTAGGTTGCTCATAACCATCCAGATGAAAGGGATGGTTATAGCACCGCAGACGTATAACCCTATAATCCAAACACTCTTCAGACAAAAGAGAACGAAAGAAGCCATGAAGCTCTTTAGGGAAATGGAGGAGAAAGCTGATCCTCCAGATTACGTATCTTATAAAACTGTTTTCCGGGGCCTTTGCTCTGCTGGACCCATTGATGAAGCCGTTAACTTTGCTGTGGAGATGATGGAGAAAGGATATATACCTGAGTTCTCTTTAATCTACAATTTGGCAGAAGGGCTGTTTTCTTTAGCTAGAGAGGAGACTTTAGCTAAGCTCATTGCGACGATCATTAAGAAAGCAGACTTCTCAGATAATCAGAAGGGTATGATCAAGGGTTTCCTTAAAATCTGTAAATTTCGAGATGCATTGGGCGCTCTTGGCCGTGTCTTAAATAGCCGTTCTCCCAAAGGGAGTTTTCTAAAGGGAAGATTGAGA ATTGCCTCAATGGCGGTCTCACCATGCTTAGTAAAGGTGTTCCCCTCTACTATATCCTTAAACTACCGAAAGGTCATTTCTTTCACATTATCTCAACGCCGTGGAACGTTTCTCTCAAACTCTGCCGCCACAATTTCACTCAAAACCAAACACCTCCCGCCAGACTTCACTCAGAAGCAGCTTCTGGATACCCTTCGTCAGGAGAGCGATGAAACCTCAGCTCTTAACCTCTTTGAATGGGCTTTAGAGCAGCCTGAGTTTGAACCCAGCCGGCGGGTTTTTGAGGAAGTTCTTCGTAAGCTAGGAAAGGCAGGGTCTTTTGGTGCAATGAGGCGAGTCTTGGATGATATGAAAGAGTCCAAGGTTGAGATTGGTGAAGGTACTTTCTTCATCTTTATTGAAAGATATGCTATGTTTGAACTTTATAATGAGGCTATTGGTGTTCTTGATGTGATGGGACGCGAGTTTGGTGTGAAACCAGGAATCTTTAGTTTCAATTTGTTGTTGAATGTTCTTGTTGATGGGAATAAATTGAAGCAAGTTGAAAATGTGCTTTCTAGGATGCTAAGTGAGGGTTTAAATCTGGATGTCTCAACGTATAATATACTGATTAAAGCACTATGCAAACAAGGTAGGATTGAAGAAGCTTTAAATTTTGTGCAAGAGATGTCTAGCCATGGGTTCTGTTTTAACCATTTTACCTACAACACTTTGATAAGTGGCTTATGCAAAGCAGGACATGTTTGCTATGCACTAGATATCTTGGATTTATTGCTTCAGGAGGGTTTTAGTCCCGATTTAGTTACCTATAACACTGTGATATCTGGACTTTGTGAAGCGGGTGAAGTGAAGGAGGCAATTGAGATCCTTACGGAGATGATATTGATGGAACGTTTACCTGATAGTTTCACATATAACACTATAATCAGCGCCTTGTGTAAAGAGAATCAAGTGCCACAAGCCATAGAACTTAGCTGTGTTCTTACAAGCATGGGAATCTTACCGAATGTGTTCATATTTAATTCTCTGATAAATGGCCTCTGCTTGAGTAGTAATTTCAATAGCGCAATGGAATtgttccaagagatgaggactgTTGGGTGCCAACCAGATGAGTTCACTTATAACATCCTAATTGGCTACCTTTGTGCGCATAAGAAATTGAATGAAGCGATGACCCTTTTACAGGATATGGAATCAAGTGGCTGTGCGAAAAGtgtaataacatgtaatatattgattgatggcTTCAGCAAGAacaagagaattgaagaagcaCGCAAAATTTTTGAGGAAATGGTACTCAAAGGGATCTCAAGGGACTTGGTGACTTATAACACCCTTATTGATGGTCTTTGTAAGGCCAAGAGGGTAGAGGAGGCGTCTCAGCTTATGGATCAAATGATAATGGAAGGATTAAAACCTGATACGTTTACATACAACTCTATTCTTTATCCTTACTGCAGAGCAGGTGATGTCAAAAAGGCTGCTGATATTATGCAAGCCATGACTTCGAATTGGTGTGAACCGGATGTTTTTACTTATGGTACGCTAATTCAGGGACTCTGTAAATCAGGAGGTGTCGAGGTTGCTACTAGGTTGCTTATAACCATCCAGATGAAAGGGATGGTTCTAGCACCACAGGcatataatcctataatccTGGCACTCTTCAGACAAAAGAGAGCAAAAGAAGCCATGAGACTCTTTAGGGAAATGGAGGAAAAAGCTGATCCTCCAGACTACGTATCACATAAAATTGTTTTCCACGGCCTTTGCTATGGTGGAGGACCCATTGATGAAGCCGTTAATTTTGCAGTCGAGATGATGGAGAAAGGATATGTGCCCGAGTTCTCTTCATTCTCAATTATGGCCGAAGAGCTTTTGGATTTAGCTAGAGAGGAGACCCTAGTTAAACTCATTGTCATGATCATGAAGAAAGCAGACATCTCAGATTATCAGGGCTTGATTAAGGATTTCCTTAAAACCCGAAACTTCCAAGATGCATTGGCCACTCTTAGCCGTGTCTTAAATAGCGGTTATTCCCAAGGGAATTTGGTGAAGGAAAGAATGAGAGTTGTTGATGCAAATGGGAAAGATATTTGTGAAAAGGGAGGGGAGAAAAGGCTGTACTTGTAA
- the LOC116030945 gene encoding pentatricopeptide repeat-containing protein At3g53700, chloroplastic-like: MGVSSCLANVSPFTISLNSPKLFSSTFSKRREPLVSISATTSPSASSVSLLKSKHLPPDFTQKQLQHSLRQGKDETSASNLFRWALAHPESEPSRQICEEILRKLGKAGSFDAMRRVLDGMKESKVEIGEGTLIILIESYAKFDLYDEAIGVLDVMEREFDVKPGIFSYNNLLNVLVDGRKFNKLEIVEDVVSRMLSEGLKPDVPTFNILIKALCKAHQIRAAILMMEDMPRHGLSPNEKTFTTVMRGYIEEGDLENALRIRDQMFAANCPPTNITVNVLIHGFCKERRIEEALNFAQAMSSQGFCPDRITFNTLINGLCKAGHVCHALDVMHLMLEEGFDPNLITYSTVITGLCEAGRVKEAIEILSQMILRNCLPDRVTYNTIISTLCKENQVQEAIELSCDLTSMGVLPDVCTFTCLIKGLCLSSNLDCAMELFQEMKTLGYQPDEFTYNILINYLCANRKLSEALTLLKEMESSGCAKSVITYNILIGGFCKNNRIEEAGEIFCKMVLQGISRDLVTYNTLIDGLCKARRVEKAAQLMDQMIMEGLKPDKFTYNSMLSHYCKAGDVKKATDIIQTMTSNGCKPDVVNYRTLIQGFCNSGKVEVATRLLRSIQMKGMVQTPQSYTPIIQALFRQKRTKEAMRLFREMEAKAGPPDYISYKIAFRGLCSGGGPIDEAVNFAVEMMKKGHVPEFSSFSILAERLFTLTREEALVKFIDMIMKKEEFSDDEEGRIKGLLKIRKFNDALATLGRVLNRRRYC; this comes from the coding sequence ATGGGTGTCTCATCATGCTTAGCAAATGTGTCCCCCTTTACCATATCCTTAAACTCTCCAAAGCTCTTTTCTTCCACATTCTCAAAACGCCGTGAACCGTTAGTCTCAATCTCGGCCACAACTTCACCCTCTGCTTCTTCAGTTTCGCTCCTCAAATCCAAACACCTCCCGCCAGACTTCACGCAGAAGCAGCTTCAGCATAGTCTTCGCCAGGGGAAAGATGAAACCTCAGCTTCTAACCTCTTTAGATGGGCTTTGGCGCATCCTGAGTCTGAACCCAGTCGGCAGATTTGTGAAGAGATTCTTCGGAAGCTTGGGAAAGCGGGGTCTTTTGATGCGATGAGGCGAGTCTTGGATGGTATGAAAGAGTCCAAGGTTGAGATTGGTGAAGGGACTCTCATAATCTTGATTGAGAGTTATGCCAAGTTTGATCTTTATGATGAGGCTATTGGGGTTCTTGATGTGATGGAACGGGAGTTTGATGTGAAACCAGGAATCTTTAGTTACAACAATTTGTTGAATGTTCTTGTTGATGGGAGAAAATTCAATAAATTGGAGATAGTTGAAGATGTGGTTTCTAGGATGTTGAGTGAGGGTTTAAAACCTGATGTCCCAACTTTTAATATACTGATAAAAGCACTCTGTAAAGCACATCAAATTAGGGCTGCAATTTTGATGATGGAAGATATGCCTAGACACGGTTTATCGCCTAATGAGAAGACCTTTACAACGGTAATGCGGGGTTATATTGAGGAGGGAGATTTAGAGAATGCTTTAAGAATTAGGGACCAAATGTTTGCAGCTAATTGCCCTCCAACCAATATAACAGTTAATGTTTTGATTCATGGGTTCTGTAAAGAACGTAGGATTGAAGAAGCTTTAAATTTTGCACAAGCGATGTCTAGCCAGGGGTTCTGTCCTGACCGTATTACCTTCAACACTTTGATAAATGGTTTATGCAAAGCTGGACATGTTTGCCATGCTCTAGATGTCATGCATTTGATGCTTGAAGAGGGTTTTGATCCTAATCTAATTACCTATAGCACTGTGATAACTGGACTTTGTGAAGCCGGTAGAGTGAAGGAGGCGATTGAGATCCTCTCTCAGATGATTTTGAGGAACTGTTTACCCGATAGAGTCACGTATAACACTATAATCAGCACCTTGTGTAAAGAGAATCAAGTGCAGGAAGCCATTGAGCTTAGTTGTGATCTTACAAGCATGGGAGTCTTACCTGATGTGTGTACTTTTACTTGTCTGATAAAAGGCCTCTGCTTGAGTAGCAATTTAGATTGCGCAATGGAATTGTTCCAAGAGATGAAGACTCTAGGGTATCAACCAGATGAGTTCACTTATAACATCCTAATTAACTACCTTTGTGCAAATAGGAAATTGAGTGAAGCTCTGACCCTTTTAAAGGAAATGGAATCAAGTGGCTGTGCAAAAAGCgtaataacatataatatattgataGGTGGCTTTTGCAAGAACAACAGAATTGAAGAAGCTggtgaaattttttgtaaaatggTACTGCAAGGGATCTCAAGGGACTTGGTGACATATAACACCCTCATTGATGGTCTTTGTAAGGCCAGGAGGGTAGAGAAGGCAGCTCAGCTTATGGACCAGATGATAATGGAAGGATTAAAGCCTGATAAATTCACTTACAACTCCATGCTTTCTCATTACTGCAAAGCAGGTGATGTAAAGAAGGCAACTGATATTATTCAAACCATGACTTCAAATGGGTGTAAACCAGATGTTGTTAATTACCGTACCCTAATTCAGGGGTTCTGTAATTCTGGAAAAGTCGAGGTTGCAACTAGGCTGCTCAGAAGCATCCAGATGAAAGGGATGGTTCAAACACCACAGTCATATACTCCTATAATCCAGGCACTCTTCAGACAAAAGAGAACCAAAGAAGCCATGAGACTTTTTAGGGAAATGGAGGCAAAAGCTGGTCCTCCTGACTACATATCATATAAAATTGCTTTCCGGGGCCTTTGCTCTGGTGGAGGACCCATTGATGAAGCTGTTAATTTTGCAGTTGAGATGATGAAGAAAGGACATGTACCTGAGTTCtcttcattctcaattttggcGGAAAGGCTTTTCACTTTAACCAGAGAGGAGGCTCTAGTTAAGTTCATTGACATGATCATGAAGAAAGAAGAGTTCTCTGACGATGAGGAGGGCAGGATTAAGGGTTTGCTTAAAATTCGTAAATTTAATGATGCATTGGCCACTCTTGGCCGCGTCTTAAATAGACGACGTTATTGCTAA